The sequence below is a genomic window from Maridesulfovibrio frigidus DSM 17176.
AAATTACGCAGCGGCTTCGTGATCGCCATAAGGCAATTACTTACAACCGCAGTGATTGCCGTTTCTTAAATGATGATCGGCACAATGAAGCCCCTGAGCTGTTGAAAAATTTATCTTCAGCTTTTGGAGAGATGGCGGAATACGCTAATCCAAATCTAAAAAGTAAAGCTTTCAATTCAAAAAAGGTCGGCGCGCATCACGCTATCATCCCCACAATGAACGTGCCGGACCTTGGTAAATTATCCGAAGATGAACGCCGCATTTATGATCTTATAGCACGCCTTTACATTGCTCAGTTTTATCCTCCGGCAGAATTTACAGCCACAAAAGTGCAACTGGAAATAGCCGGCCATACTTTTGTGGCTGAAGGCAGACTCAATGCAGCTCCGGGCTGGAGATGTCTAAATCAGGCAGACCTTAAAGATTTTGAAAAGGCTGAAAAGCAAAAAGAGCTACATAAACTGCAAAAGTCTGAATCCGGCCATGTCGAGTCAGCTGAAAGCATAAAAACATTCACAAAACCACCAGCCAGATATTCCATGAAAACCCTGCTTAAGGATCTGACCGGAGTCGCTAAGTATGTGACTGACCCTGAAATTAAAAAGCTGCTGCTCGATAAAGACAGCGACAAACAGGATGAGTCCGGCGGAATCGGAACACCGGCCACTCGGGATTCCCACATAGACACATTGTTCCGCAGAAATTTTATTGCGGAAAAAGGAAAGCACATAACCAGCACGGAAATCGGGCGCGGCTTTCACGATGCTCTGCCTGATTTTGCGGTCAAACCTGACATGACAGCTCTATGGCATGAAAAGCAAAAATTGATCGAAGCCGGCGAGATGGACTATCAGGATCTGATTGATGATGTGGATAAGGTCATTGCTCTAGAAATTGAGCGAGTTATGGAAAACGGCCTGAACATCGATATTAAAAGCGATGGAGTCCAGTGCCCCAGATGCAAGAAGGGAATCCTCAAATCTAGACAAGGCCCAAAGGGGAAATTCTGGGGCTGCTCTACCTATCCGGAGTGCAATGCAATTGTTCAAGACAAGGATGGGAAACCCAATATTTCATCCAAACCAACTAAAAAACCTACCGGATCATCGGAACACCTTTGCCCGGAATGTGGAATGGGACTCATCCGCAGGCCGGCTAAACGTAAAGGAGTTTTTTGGTGGTCATGCAGTGGTTATCCTGAATGTAAATTCAAGGCTTATGATGAGAAAGGTAAACCAAAAATTGAAAAGTAAAACCATTTAACCAAGGAATAAAAAATGAACGAAAACGAAGTCAAAAAACGCCTCGATGAGCAAGCCCGCCAGATCGACAAAGATCTATCCGATAATCCGGGTGCAGCACTCGAGGTTGATCAGGAACTAGCCGAGCACATGGGGGCTTTTGAAGAAACGGCCATATCTCTGGAAGATGCTGAAGACGCATCTTTCAATGCGGATGAAGAACAAAGTGAGGAAAGCTAACCATGGCTCCAGAAAAAACGCCATATCATCAGCAGTTCGCTGAAAAGATAATTGAAAAGCTAAAGGAAGGAACAGCCCCTTGGCAGCGCCCATGGCAGCCTGGAGAGTTTCAGCCAGCATTCAACCCTGTCTCCGGTACAGTTTACCGTGGAGTCAACCAAGTCATGCTTGGCATGGAAGGATTAAATGACCCCAGATACACAACCTATAAACAGGCCGAATCTCAAGGTTGGCAGATTAAGAAAGGATCTAAATCAGAAAAAGTTGTATTCTGGGCCATGACCAGACCTGAAATGGTTAGGAATGATGACGGCAAGCCTGCTCTTGATGATGATGGAAAAATAAAAATGGAAGATGTCCCCCTTGCGCGGCCAATCCTTCGCTATGCAAGCGTTTTCCATGCCAGCCAGATCGAAGGCATTCCAGAATGGGAAGGACGTGATATCAGTTGGAACCCTGATGACCGTGCTGAAAGCATTTTGCAAAATTCTGGAGCTGAGATTCATCACGACCAGCGAGACCGCGCATTTTATAGTCCTACCTCTGATGACATTCATATGCCTCCCAAGGCAGCATTTGAAAACTCAGACAAATATTACGGTACGGCCCTGCACGAGCTAGGACACTGGACCGGGCATTCATCACGCATGGATCGGGAAGGTGGCCCTTTCGGTTCAGAGCTGTACGCCAAAGAAGAACTTCGCGCAGAGATTGCAAGCTGGATGATTAGCTCAGAGCTTGGCCTTGGTCATGATCCAAGCCAGCACCTCAGTTACGTAGATAGCTGGGTAAAAGCTCTTGAAAAAGATCCTTATGAAATAGTCAGAGCCTGCCAGGATGCGGACAAAATCAAGAATTATACCCTTGAACTTGAGCAGCAGCACAGCATTGATAAAGGCATGAATATATCTCGACCAGACAGAGAAAAGCTGAATAAACGGGAAGCAGCAATGCATGGAACCCCAGAAAACGGAAAAACCTACCTGAAGGTGCCATTCTCGGAAAAAGAACAAGCAAAGAAACATGGTGCTAAGTGGGACACCAAAGGGAAAATGTGGTTTGCGCCTGAAGGCACAGACCTTGAGAATCTATCACGCTGGATTCCTGAAGGAAAATCAGCTTCACTAGAGATTCAGAAGCCTGTTCAACAACGAGAGCAAGAAGAAGCCCAAGCAAAAAATTCAGCTAAAGAAAAAACGTATCTAAACGTGCCCTACTCTGAAAAAGGGCAAGCGAAAAAGCTAGGAGCGCGCTGGGACAAATCCAAAAAACTTTGGTTTGCTGCAACCGGCACGGATTTAGATCCATTTTCAAAGTGGATGCCAAAAAACAAAGTTATAGCCCTTGAAAATAACCCAGAACAAGAGTTTGCAAAGGCTCTTCAAGAAGCAGGTCTGGATCTCCAAGGACAGCTTCCCATCATGGACGGAACCATGCAACGCGTACCCGTTATTGATGGAAAACAAAATTCAAGAGATGGAGCATACACGGGGTTCCTTGACGGTAACCCTGCTGGATTCATTCAGAATCATAAAACTGGTGTCAAGATGAACTGGAAAGCCACTGGCCATAAGTTAACTGAAGAACAGAAATCAGAATTGAAAGTTCAGGCTGCACTAAAAAAACAAGAGCGGGATATGGTTTTGGCAGAGCAGCGAGAAAAAGCATCAAAACGCTCTTTTGCCAAGTGGCAAAATGCAAAAGACTGGGCAAATGAACATCAGGAGTATCTAGCTAAAAAGGGAGTTCTTGCATTCGGGGTCAGAGTCAATGATCACGGCAATCTACTTATCCCCGGCAAAGACACTGAAGGTCATATTCATACCCTTCAAACGATCACTGCGGATGGAAAACTATTTGAAAAAGGAGGCAAAAAATCCGGTTGCTTTCATACCATTGATCCTGAAGGTAAACTTGGCCAAGGTGGTCCAATTCTCATATCTGAAGGATATGCGACCGGGGCCAGCATCCACATGGCCACCAATGAGCCAACCATAGTTGCTTTCGATGCATCCAACCTTGAGCCGGTCGCAAAAGCTCTTCACGCAAAGTACC
It includes:
- a CDS encoding zincin-like metallopeptidase domain-containing protein — translated: MAPEKTPYHQQFAEKIIEKLKEGTAPWQRPWQPGEFQPAFNPVSGTVYRGVNQVMLGMEGLNDPRYTTYKQAESQGWQIKKGSKSEKVVFWAMTRPEMVRNDDGKPALDDDGKIKMEDVPLARPILRYASVFHASQIEGIPEWEGRDISWNPDDRAESILQNSGAEIHHDQRDRAFYSPTSDDIHMPPKAAFENSDKYYGTALHELGHWTGHSSRMDREGGPFGSELYAKEELRAEIASWMISSELGLGHDPSQHLSYVDSWVKALEKDPYEIVRACQDADKIKNYTLELEQQHSIDKGMNISRPDREKLNKREAAMHGTPENGKTYLKVPFSEKEQAKKHGAKWDTKGKMWFAPEGTDLENLSRWIPEGKSASLEIQKPVQQREQEEAQAKNSAKEKTYLNVPYSEKGQAKKLGARWDKSKKLWFAATGTDLDPFSKWMPKNKVIALENNPEQEFAKALQEAGLDLQGQLPIMDGTMQRVPVIDGKQNSRDGAYTGFLDGNPAGFIQNHKTGVKMNWKATGHKLTEEQKSELKVQAALKKQERDMVLAEQREKASKRSFAKWQNAKDWANEHQEYLAKKGVLAFGVRVNDHGNLLIPGKDTEGHIHTLQTITADGKLFEKGGKKSGCFHTIDPEGKLGQGGPILISEGYATGASIHMATNEPTIVAFDASNLEPVAKALHAKYPDSPIAILGDNDHHLQNNVGEEKAKAAAKAVNCQSIIPKFTNSERGQGLSDFNDLHKSSGLDAVKTQLSGLFKAPKQVAQKKAVKAVAMAR
- a CDS encoding DNA topoisomerase, whose protein sequence is MRLFIAEKRDVAEAISIALGGPSKPSGASFFVNGDHITWLWGHVLRLTDPEEHDDRYKKWSLGVLPMDWPISYAPEERHIPHLKKVIELASNATELINAGDPDPEGQRLVDEVIEYAGLEGKPIKRILINDNNSPAILKAIENIEDNEKYRGLSMSALARAVCDQRYGYNLTRCFTLKAREKGYDGVLSVGRVQTPILGLVVARDRAHEAHKKQAYHNIKAQINMSNSRSISADYIPVSTDPMDEKGRIIDAVFARKIVNEVQGQPVSILSVESVNRKNSPPQPYNLIALQADAAGLWNYKPKAVLEITQRLRDRHKAITYNRSDCRFLNDDRHNEAPELLKNLSSAFGEMAEYANPNLKSKAFNSKKVGAHHAIIPTMNVPDLGKLSEDERRIYDLIARLYIAQFYPPAEFTATKVQLEIAGHTFVAEGRLNAAPGWRCLNQADLKDFEKAEKQKELHKLQKSESGHVESAESIKTFTKPPARYSMKTLLKDLTGVAKYVTDPEIKKLLLDKDSDKQDESGGIGTPATRDSHIDTLFRRNFIAEKGKHITSTEIGRGFHDALPDFAVKPDMTALWHEKQKLIEAGEMDYQDLIDDVDKVIALEIERVMENGLNIDIKSDGVQCPRCKKGILKSRQGPKGKFWGCSTYPECNAIVQDKDGKPNISSKPTKKPTGSSEHLCPECGMGLIRRPAKRKGVFWWSCSGYPECKFKAYDEKGKPKIEK